Proteins encoded together in one Streptomyces sp. NBC_01216 window:
- a CDS encoding TetR/AcrR family transcriptional regulator: MTVSSASGPDAGPRPGPTGASPADAGLRRRLIATGVALVHAEGAQALTLREIARRAGVSHGAPRRHFPTHLDLLSAIAREGFAELAARVAETAPREQEDAADARARLEALARTYLDFALTRRGMYELMFRHDLLESGRLGLRETSLPLFAALTDLVDRVRGEGPSGPASVDAGGGVPAGAALGAEPRADTGAGDPGSASDPAVVAGALWAGLHGIAQLWSWGSLRLATRTEEVGPLLRAILDAHLGESRSAR, encoded by the coding sequence ATGACCGTATCCTCCGCATCCGGCCCCGACGCCGGGCCTCGCCCCGGGCCGACGGGCGCATCCCCCGCCGACGCCGGTCTGCGACGCCGGCTGATCGCCACCGGTGTCGCCCTGGTCCACGCCGAGGGAGCGCAGGCCCTCACCCTGCGCGAGATCGCCCGCCGGGCCGGGGTCTCCCACGGAGCACCCCGGCGCCACTTCCCCACCCATCTCGACCTGTTGTCCGCCATCGCCCGCGAAGGATTCGCCGAGCTGGCCGCCCGTGTGGCCGAGACGGCTCCCCGGGAACAGGAGGACGCGGCCGACGCCCGCGCCCGCTTGGAGGCTCTCGCCCGGACGTACCTCGACTTCGCGCTGACTCGCCGGGGGATGTACGAGCTGATGTTCCGGCACGACCTGCTGGAGAGCGGACGGCTCGGCCTGCGCGAGACCAGCCTGCCCCTCTTCGCGGCGCTGACGGACCTCGTCGACCGCGTCCGTGGCGAGGGCCCTTCCGGCCCCGCGTCCGTGGACGCCGGAGGGGGTGTACCCGCCGGCGCGGCCCTCGGTGCCGAGCCCCGCGCGGACACCGGGGCCGGTGACCCGGGTTCCGCGTCCGACCCCGCCGTCGTCGCCGGTGCGCTGTGGGCCGGTCTGCACGGCATCGCCCAGCTCTGGAGCTGGGGCAGCCTCCGCCTCGCCACCCGCACCGAAGAGGTGGGGCCCCTGCTCCGCGCCATCCTCGACGCCCACCTCGGAGAGTCGCGGAGTGCGCGGTGA
- a CDS encoding TMEM165/GDT1 family protein produces the protein MHLDPFAVLTAFGLIFLAELPDKTMFASLAMGTRMRPLYVWFGTSAAFLAHVAIAVGAGSLIGLLPDWIVKLVSAALFAFGAFMLLRGGDGNEDDAASGATASGFRPVFATAFATVFISEWGDLTQITTANLAATEGTWSTAIGAAAALMSVSALALVAGRFIAKRVPLRTVQRIGGLCMAGLAIWSLTEIFVG, from the coding sequence ATGCACCTCGACCCCTTCGCGGTCCTCACCGCCTTCGGCCTGATCTTCCTCGCCGAACTTCCCGACAAGACGATGTTCGCGTCGCTCGCCATGGGCACGCGCATGCGTCCGCTGTACGTGTGGTTCGGCACCTCGGCCGCGTTCCTCGCGCATGTCGCCATCGCCGTCGGCGCGGGCAGCCTCATCGGACTGTTGCCCGACTGGATCGTCAAACTGGTCTCGGCCGCGCTGTTCGCCTTCGGCGCCTTCATGCTCCTGCGCGGCGGGGACGGCAACGAGGACGACGCGGCGAGCGGCGCCACCGCGTCCGGATTCCGGCCCGTCTTCGCCACCGCGTTCGCGACCGTCTTCATCAGCGAGTGGGGCGACCTGACCCAGATCACCACCGCCAACCTGGCGGCCACGGAAGGCACCTGGTCGACGGCGATCGGGGCCGCCGCCGCCTTGATGAGCGTATCGGCTCTGGCCCTGGTCGCGGGCCGCTTCATCGCCAAGCGCGTGCCGCTGAGGACGGTCCAGCGGATCGGCGGCCTCTGCATGGCGGGCCTGGCGATCTGGTCACTGACGGAGATCTTCGTGGGGTGA
- a CDS encoding TetR/AcrR family transcriptional regulator, whose translation MPYRRTPATQARLDERRVRVVDAAVELLAEHGYAGCSMAAVAARAGIATGSVYRHFTGKSELAVEVFRTVVSREVDAVAEAAARPSHRDAADRVVAVIETFAHRALKSPRLAYALLAEPVDPAVDAERLVFRRAFRDVFAERIAEGARRGQLPPQDASLTASALVGAGAEALVGPLSEGSAGPDTVPALVTFTLRALGVPDADHT comes from the coding sequence ATGCCCTACCGACGCACCCCCGCGACGCAGGCCCGGCTGGACGAACGGCGGGTGCGCGTCGTCGACGCCGCCGTCGAGCTGCTCGCGGAGCACGGCTACGCCGGCTGCAGCATGGCCGCCGTCGCCGCTCGCGCGGGAATCGCGACCGGCAGCGTCTACCGTCACTTCACCGGCAAGTCCGAGCTTGCGGTCGAGGTGTTCCGGACCGTGGTCTCGCGCGAGGTGGACGCCGTGGCCGAGGCGGCGGCCCGCCCCTCGCACCGGGACGCGGCCGACCGGGTCGTCGCGGTCATCGAGACCTTCGCGCACCGCGCGCTGAAGTCGCCGCGCCTCGCCTACGCCCTGCTGGCCGAGCCCGTGGACCCCGCCGTGGACGCCGAACGGCTGGTGTTCCGAAGGGCGTTCCGTGATGTGTTCGCCGAGCGGATCGCCGAGGGTGCGCGCCGCGGACAGCTCCCTCCCCAGGACGCCTCACTGACGGCCTCGGCACTGGTGGGAGCGGGAGCCGAGGCGCTCGTCGGACCGCTGAGCGAGGGATCGGCCGGGCCCGACACCGTACCTGCCCTGGTCACCTTCACCCTGCGAGCCCTGGGAGTACCCGATGCCGACCACACATGA
- a CDS encoding acyl-CoA dehydrogenase family protein, with the protein MPTTHEVTNQVPPLTGYDVAADPALLESLHREGAGWAEPEVRALGERAGGEEAQEWGRLAERHSPVLHTHDRYGHRIDEVEFHPHWHDLMDVAVRHGLHGAPWRDARPGAHVARAAKVFVWGQADAGHLCPVSMTYAAVPALRAQRELAELYEPLLTSPVYDFGLREPSRKRGIIAGMSMTEKQGGSDVRANTTRAVPAGTDGLFALTGHKWFTSAPMSDVFLTLAQAPGGLSCFLVPRVLPDGSRNAIRLQRLKDKLGNRSNASSEIEYEGALGHLVGEEGRGVATIIRMVNMTRLDCAISSASGMRLGLVQAVHHASHRDVFGSRLVDQPLMTNVLADLAVEAEAATLAALRLAGAVDRAAAGDAEEESLRRVGLAVTKYWVCKRAPAHAAEALECLGGNGYVEDSGLPRLYRESPLPSIWEGSGNVAALDVLRAMGRQPRAVDAFFAEVDRAAGADRRLDTATARLRKELTGLGDDPAAAQYRARRLVEHMALVLQGSLLVRHGHPAVADAFCASRLDGDWGVAFGTLPSGVDTAAIIARGAPRPAATS; encoded by the coding sequence ATGCCGACCACACATGAGGTCACCAACCAAGTACCGCCGCTGACCGGTTACGACGTGGCGGCCGATCCGGCACTGCTGGAGAGCCTGCACCGGGAGGGCGCGGGCTGGGCCGAGCCGGAGGTGCGCGCGCTGGGCGAACGGGCCGGCGGCGAGGAGGCCCAGGAGTGGGGCCGGCTGGCCGAGCGCCACTCCCCGGTGCTGCACACCCACGACCGCTACGGTCACCGGATCGACGAGGTCGAGTTCCATCCGCACTGGCACGATCTGATGGACGTGGCGGTGCGGCACGGGCTGCACGGCGCGCCGTGGCGCGACGCGCGGCCGGGCGCCCATGTGGCGCGCGCGGCGAAGGTGTTCGTGTGGGGACAGGCCGACGCCGGTCATCTGTGTCCGGTCTCGATGACGTACGCGGCCGTGCCCGCGCTGCGTGCGCAGCGCGAGCTGGCCGAGCTCTACGAGCCCCTGCTCACCTCCCCCGTCTACGACTTCGGGCTGCGCGAGCCGAGCCGGAAGCGCGGGATCATCGCGGGAATGTCGATGACCGAGAAGCAGGGCGGCTCGGACGTCCGCGCCAACACGACCCGGGCGGTGCCGGCCGGCACCGACGGCCTCTTCGCGCTGACCGGCCACAAGTGGTTCACCTCGGCGCCGATGTCCGACGTGTTCCTCACTCTGGCGCAGGCGCCGGGTGGCCTGTCCTGTTTCCTGGTGCCGCGGGTGCTGCCGGACGGCTCGCGTAACGCGATCCGGTTGCAGCGTCTGAAGGACAAGCTCGGGAACCGTTCCAACGCCTCTTCGGAGATCGAGTACGAGGGGGCTCTCGGACATCTGGTCGGCGAGGAGGGCCGAGGTGTGGCCACCATCATCCGGATGGTGAACATGACCCGGCTCGACTGCGCGATCAGTTCGGCCTCCGGGATGCGCCTGGGACTGGTGCAGGCGGTCCACCACGCCTCGCACCGCGACGTGTTCGGGTCCCGGCTGGTCGACCAGCCGCTGATGACGAACGTGCTCGCCGACCTGGCGGTGGAGGCGGAGGCCGCGACACTGGCCGCGCTGCGGCTGGCGGGCGCGGTGGACCGGGCGGCGGCGGGCGACGCGGAGGAGGAGTCGCTGCGCCGGGTCGGTCTCGCCGTCACCAAGTACTGGGTGTGCAAGCGGGCCCCCGCGCACGCGGCCGAAGCGCTGGAATGCCTCGGCGGCAACGGCTACGTGGAGGACTCCGGGCTGCCCCGGCTCTACCGCGAATCGCCGCTGCCGTCGATCTGGGAGGGCTCGGGGAACGTCGCCGCGCTCGACGTGCTGCGGGCGATGGGGCGTCAGCCGCGGGCGGTCGACGCCTTCTTCGCCGAGGTCGACCGGGCGGCCGGGGCGGACCGCCGGCTGGACACGGCGACCGCCCGACTGCGCAAGGAGCTCACCGGTCTCGGTGACGACCCGGCCGCCGCGCAGTACCGCGCACGCCGACTCGTCGAGCACATGGCGCTGGTCCTCCAGGGTTCGCTCCTCGTCCGGCACGGCCATCCGGCGGTCGCGGACGCGTTCTGCGCCTCGCGTCTGGACGGCGACTGGGGAGTGGCCTTCGGCACGCTGCCGTCGGGCGTGGACACCGCGGCGATCATCGCGCGCGGGGCGCCTCGGCCCGCCGCCACGTCCTGA
- a CDS encoding DUF5713 family protein, whose protein sequence is MTITNERVAGHAFLRALYEDGYYPDHVVDRGRSVLLRLCERIERERPAHLPALYALTDAATEEFNALEAEFEAAGSEIETVAREEIAEDFFFVASAYGFPHADAEELIALREW, encoded by the coding sequence ATGACGATCACGAACGAACGGGTGGCGGGGCACGCTTTTCTGCGCGCGCTGTACGAGGACGGGTACTACCCGGACCATGTCGTCGACCGGGGACGGTCGGTCCTGCTGAGGCTGTGCGAGCGGATCGAGCGGGAACGGCCGGCGCACCTGCCGGCGCTCTACGCCCTCACCGACGCCGCCACCGAGGAGTTCAACGCGCTGGAGGCGGAGTTCGAGGCGGCCGGCAGCGAGATCGAGACCGTGGCCCGCGAGGAGATCGCCGAGGACTTCTTCTTCGTCGCGTCGGCCTACGGGTTCCCGCACGCCGACGCCGAGGAGCTGATCGCCCTGCGGGAGTGGTGA